From the Lampris incognitus isolate fLamInc1 chromosome 10, fLamInc1.hap2, whole genome shotgun sequence genome, one window contains:
- the fzd2 gene encoding frizzled-2, translating into MSSKSWSVVLLLPLLISAQQGDNGIAFPEHGFCQPISIPLCTDIAYNTTIMPNLVGHYNQEDAGLEVHQFYPLVKVQCSPELKFFLCSMYAPVCTVLEKAIPPCRSICERAKHGCEALMNKFGFQWPERLRCENFPVLGHGHICVGQNDSSAATVSPVHMPVPGTPGVHVYSTADGLFRCPSVLKVPPYLNYKFLGEMDCAAPCEPSRSGGYMFFSDREIHFARIWVLIWSVLCCASTLFTVTTYLVDMQRFKYPERPIIFLSGCYTMVSIAYITGYFLGDKVVCNDGFTPDGYKTIVQGTKKEGCTILFMMLYFFSMASSIWWVILSLTWFLAAGMKWGHEAIEANSQYFHLAAWAVPAVKTISILAIGQIEGDVLSGVCFVGLSNLDPLRGFVLAPLFIYLFIGTSFLLAGFVSLFRIRTIMKHDGTKTEKLERLMVRIGVFSVLYTVPATIVIACFFYEQAFRPHWERSWVSHNCKGLAIPCPVQASPRMTPDFTVYMIKYLMTLIVGITSGFWIWSSKTLHSWRKFYTRLTNSRQGETTV; encoded by the coding sequence ATGTCTTCTAAAAGTTGGTCCGTTGTGCTTCTACTGccgctgctgatctcagcacagcagGGGGACAATGGGATTGCTTTCCCAGAGCATGGATTTTGCCAGCCAATTTCAATACCGCTGTGCACGGACATAGCCTATAACACGACTATCATGCCCAATCTAGTGGGGCATTACAATCAAGAGGATGCTGGACTCGAGGTGCACCAGTTCTACCCTTTGGTGAAGGTACAGTGCTCACCGGAGTTGAAGTTTTTTCTCTGCTCCATGTATGCGCCCGTGTGCACAGTACTGGAGAAGGCGATACCTCCGTGTCGGTCCATATGCGAGAGAGCCAAGCATGGCTGCGAAGCGCTCATGAACAAGTTCGGGTTCCAGTGGCCCGAGCGTCTCCGGTGCGAGAATTTCCCCGTGTTGGGACACGGACACATTTGCGTCGGCCAAAATGACTCATCCGCCGCTACCGTCTCACCCGTTCACATGCCAGTCCCGGGCACCCCGGGTGTCCATGTCTACTCTACAGCCGACGGCCTTTTCCGTTGTCCATCTGTTCTCAAAGTTCCCCCCTACCTGAATTATAAGTTTCTGGGGGAAATGGATTGCGCAGCCCCTTGTGAACCCTCAAGAAGTGGGGGTTACATGTTTTTCAGCGACAGAGAGATTCATTTTGCACGCATATGGGTTCTCATCTGGTCTGTGCTTTGCTGTGCATCCACTTTGTTTACAGTTACTACCTACTTGGTCGACATGCAGCGCTTCAAATATCCCGAGCGGCCTATCATTTTCCTGTCTGGCTGCTACACTATGGTCTCTATAGCCTACATCACTGGTTACTTCCTTGGAGATAAGGTGGTGTGCAATGACGGTTTCACCCCTGATGGATATAAGACTATTGTCCAAGGCACCAAAAAGGAGGGCTGCACCATTCTCTTCATGATGCTCTATTTCTTCAGTATGGCCAGTTCTATTTGGTGGGTCATCCTATCTCTCACCTGGTTCCTCGCAGCAGGTATGAAGTGGGGCCATGAGGCCATTGAGGCCAACTCTCAGTACTTCCACCTGGCAGCATGGGCTGTGCCTGCAGTTAAGACGATCAGCATCCTGGCCATCGGACAGATAGAGGGGGATGTGCTCAGCGGGGTCTGCTTCGTTGGTCTCAGCAACCTGGACCCTCTGCGAGGCTTTGTGCTAGCCCCCCTCTTCATTTACCTCTTCATCGGGACCTCCTTCTTACTGGCTGGCTTTGTGTCACTGTTCCGTATCCGAACCATCATGAAGCACGACGGCACCAAGACAGAGAAGCTGGAGCGGCTGATGGTGCGGATCGGGGTGTTCAGCGTGCTCTACACAGTCCCTGCCACCATTGTCATCGCCTGCTTCTTCTATGAGCAGGCCTTTCGCCCCCACTGGGAGCGCAGCTGGGTCAGCCATAACTGCAAAGGCCTGGCTATCCCCTGTCCTGTGCAGGCCAGTCCCCGAATGACCCCAGACTTTACGGTCTACATGATCAAATACCTTATGACGCTCATAGTGGGCATCACCTCTGGGTTCTGGATCTGGTCTAGCAAGACTCTACACTCCTGGCGCAAGTTCTATACCAGGCTGACAAACAGCAGGCAAGGGGAGACCACAGTGTAG